Proteins encoded by one window of Marinihelvus fidelis:
- a CDS encoding cyclase family protein codes for MIARIDWHGRELAVDLARGRSIAIGLDPHGPQPAFFTESPATAAPMRAGGFVGSVAEGGSCNAEVVNFIPHCHGTHTECVGHITALAEHVQDTIYAGPALARVVSLAPADDADGSVNAGGPVYTDAGLAAALEAAGDVPFDALVIRARPADEALKSRDYGEHTYPVLEPAAIRRLAALPLKHLLIDTPSLDTAHDGGKLANHRTWWGLGNAPVHPDTDAGRRSITEMIFAPDDLADGWYWLQLELSPVLGDATASRPMLYPVDGLA; via the coding sequence TTGATTGCCCGCATCGACTGGCACGGTCGCGAGCTGGCCGTCGACCTGGCGCGCGGGCGCTCCATCGCCATCGGCCTGGATCCGCACGGGCCGCAGCCTGCCTTTTTTACCGAATCACCGGCAACCGCGGCGCCGATGCGCGCCGGCGGCTTTGTTGGCAGTGTCGCCGAAGGTGGCAGCTGCAATGCCGAGGTGGTGAATTTTATCCCGCATTGCCACGGCACTCACACCGAGTGCGTCGGCCACATCACCGCGCTCGCCGAGCACGTGCAGGACACGATCTACGCCGGTCCGGCGCTGGCACGCGTCGTCAGCCTGGCGCCGGCGGATGATGCCGATGGCAGCGTCAATGCCGGCGGGCCGGTGTACACCGATGCCGGCCTGGCGGCGGCCCTGGAAGCGGCCGGCGATGTGCCCTTCGATGCCCTGGTGATCCGCGCGCGGCCCGCCGATGAGGCGCTGAAGTCACGCGATTACGGCGAACACACTTACCCGGTACTGGAACCCGCGGCCATCCGGCGGCTGGCGGCGCTGCCACTGAAGCACCTGCTGATCGACACGCCATCGCTGGATACCGCCCACGATGGCGGCAAGCTGGCCAACCACCGAACCTGGTGGGGGCTGGGCAATGCGCCGGTGCACCCGGACACCGACGCCGGCCGCCGCAGCATCACCGAGATGATCTTCGCGCCGGACGACCTGGCCGACGGCTGGTACTGGTTGCAGCTGGAACTGTCACCGGTGCTGGGCGACGCCACGGCGAGCCGGCCGATGCTGTATCCCGTGGACGGCCTGGCGTGA